A genomic window from Actinomycetaceae bacterium MB13-C1-2 includes:
- a CDS encoding family 20 glycosylhydrolase — protein sequence MSISNLVPLPKSFKSINGPYFRADTAAVNGADELAAMIERAKLAIAGPGTPGSGTGMIELTVDPEFYSVYPDLTDSMGKPTEEAYRISVGENLVQLSAPSTKGLARAIATLTQLVETNRDGSLGIPQCVVEDAPRYSWRGISMDVSRSFYTIDEMKTLVDLLAFYRMNTLHLHLSDDQGWRLEVPSLPRLTEISGMTAGEGGRSGFYSTEQFADLVQYASDHGVTVIPEFDVPGHTNAATHAYGELMPDGEPTDAYAGTKVGFSKLYPGVPFTKEFMIDVFEVAALAGNGEYVHIGGDEALEQSAEDYKLLVEQAAAAVAQTGKKVVGWQESGGAELPPDSVVQYWNSNVDPAPVLDAVANGHGVLMSPAPHAYFDMMYNESTPYGQDWAGLIELPKSYLWDPAKQLAGVDEEHIVGVEAGMWTERIRTLDELMYMLLPRIPALAEVGWTAQESRDWDDFRSRIADHPEYWDSAELRWHRSPEVDWKH from the coding sequence ATGAGTATCTCTAACCTCGTCCCTCTTCCCAAGTCTTTCAAGTCGATCAACGGCCCGTATTTTCGAGCTGATACTGCAGCGGTCAACGGCGCGGATGAACTGGCGGCAATGATCGAAAGGGCCAAGCTCGCGATAGCCGGACCTGGAACTCCCGGTTCGGGGACGGGAATGATCGAACTGACCGTCGACCCCGAGTTTTATTCGGTCTATCCGGACCTGACGGATTCCATGGGAAAGCCGACGGAGGAAGCCTACCGAATCTCGGTAGGAGAGAACCTCGTACAACTCTCGGCCCCCTCGACCAAAGGCCTAGCACGCGCGATCGCAACGCTCACTCAACTCGTCGAAACAAACCGGGATGGCAGCCTTGGAATCCCGCAGTGTGTTGTTGAGGACGCCCCCAGGTACTCCTGGCGGGGGATCTCAATGGATGTTTCACGTAGCTTTTACACGATCGACGAAATGAAGACGCTGGTTGATCTGCTGGCGTTCTACCGCATGAACACGTTGCATCTGCATCTGTCGGACGATCAGGGGTGGCGCCTGGAGGTTCCGTCTCTGCCTCGCCTCACCGAGATCTCGGGAATGACCGCGGGCGAAGGTGGACGGAGCGGTTTCTACAGCACGGAGCAGTTCGCGGACCTGGTTCAGTACGCCTCGGATCATGGAGTCACTGTGATCCCAGAGTTTGATGTTCCAGGCCATACCAATGCAGCAACGCATGCGTACGGGGAACTGATGCCGGACGGGGAGCCGACTGACGCCTATGCGGGCACAAAAGTCGGATTCAGTAAGCTATACCCTGGCGTACCTTTCACCAAAGAGTTCATGATCGATGTCTTTGAAGTCGCAGCCCTTGCCGGTAACGGTGAGTACGTTCATATCGGGGGCGACGAGGCTCTTGAACAGAGCGCGGAAGACTACAAACTTCTAGTTGAGCAAGCGGCAGCGGCCGTTGCCCAGACCGGAAAGAAGGTCGTTGGCTGGCAAGAATCTGGTGGCGCTGAACTGCCTCCGGACTCAGTGGTGCAGTACTGGAACAGTAACGTCGATCCGGCTCCCGTTCTCGACGCAGTTGCAAATGGCCACGGCGTACTGATGTCACCGGCACCGCACGCTTACTTCGACATGATGTACAACGAATCGACACCCTATGGTCAGGACTGGGCCGGGCTGATCGAGCTGCCGAAATCCTATCTGTGGGATCCAGCTAAACAGCTGGCCGGTGTCGATGAGGAACACATTGTTGGGGTCGAGGCAGGAATGTGGACGGAACGGATTCGCACCCTTGATGAGTTGATGTACATGCTACTGCCCCGAATTCCTGCCCTCGCCGAGGTTGGTTGGACCGCGCAGGAGTCGCGAGATTGGGATGACTTCCGTTCTCGGATTGCTGACCATCCTGAGTACTGGGACAGCGCCGAACTGAGATGGCACCGCTCCCCGGAAGTTGACTGGAAGCACTAG
- a CDS encoding arginine deiminase family protein, with amino-acid sequence MSKIALVRRPGPRLNEGLTDNIEKVEVDLPLAIQQWEAYVAILQAHGWQTIEVAPADDCPDAVFVEDTVLMFRNVAVSTRPGADSRKPEIYGTRDVAAELGCSLNQIKAPGTVDGGDILKVGDTVYIGRGGRTNAEGIAQMRSILAPLGAEVVAVPVTKVLHLKTAVTALPDGTVIGYPDFVDNPAIFPRFLPVPEEHGTAVVCLSDTELVMSASAPKTADLLRNLGYTVTTTPMTEFEKLEGCVTCLSVRVRALP; translated from the coding sequence ATGTCCAAAATCGCTTTGGTTCGCCGCCCCGGTCCCCGTTTGAACGAGGGACTCACTGACAACATTGAGAAGGTCGAGGTTGATCTTCCCCTTGCGATCCAGCAGTGGGAGGCCTACGTTGCCATTCTGCAGGCGCATGGGTGGCAGACCATTGAAGTGGCACCGGCTGATGACTGTCCAGATGCAGTTTTCGTTGAGGATACGGTACTCATGTTTCGGAACGTCGCGGTTTCGACCAGGCCAGGAGCCGATTCCCGAAAGCCTGAGATTTACGGGACCCGTGATGTAGCGGCAGAGCTTGGATGCTCACTCAATCAGATCAAGGCTCCCGGTACGGTCGACGGAGGCGACATTCTGAAGGTCGGAGACACCGTATACATTGGCCGCGGTGGTCGCACCAACGCCGAGGGGATCGCACAGATGCGGAGTATCCTCGCGCCCCTTGGGGCAGAGGTTGTGGCGGTTCCCGTAACTAAGGTTCTTCACCTCAAGACGGCGGTAACCGCACTGCCAGATGGAACGGTAATTGGCTATCCGGACTTCGTTGACAACCCGGCGATCTTCCCACGCTTCCTTCCGGTCCCGGAGGAACATGGGACGGCAGTCGTTTGTCTGAGCGATACCGAGCTGGTCATGTCTGCTTCGGCGCCCAAGACCGCGGACTTACTGCGCAACCTTGGATACACCGTTACTACGACCCCCATGACAGAGTTTGAGAAGCTTGAAGGCTGCGTTACTTGCCTCTCGGTGCGTGTTAGAGCCCTCCCCTAA